CTCCGGCGGACACTTTTTTCTTAAGGTGGACGGGGACAGTATGAAGGACGAGGCTATTTTGCATGGCGACTATGTACTTATCAAGCCAGGTCCTATTATTACCAATGGTCAGATCGGTGCATTTCGCATTAATGGCGAAGTGACACTCAAAACTTTTCGACAAAACGCAGAAGGCATTTACCTTATGCCTGCAAATGAAGCTTTCGAGCCTATTCCTGTTGGCGAGTATGACGATTTCGAAGTTATAGGCACACTGAAAATGGTTCTGCGGATGGCAAACGGCGGGCATGTTTTTAACCCTGCGTAAGGTTTATTGACAGTAATAGCTTAATCGTTCTGTAGTTGATGAATCTACTCTGTTTTTATATTCATTCTGATCGCTTTTGACAGCGATGATAGTATTTTTGTAAACAAAATTAACCGGGGAGGGGGAAATGCTCTTAAATCTGCATGAGCGGGTACGTGTCGGTGCTGTTTTCGAAAGTTCCCCGAAACCCGTATGGTTCAGTTTCCACGGAGAAAAAGTTGTAGTGAAAGAGATATGCTACCGCTGGAAAGAGCGTGAAGGTGCCGATATAATACATAAATACACTGTGACCGACGGGTTCAACGTCTTCGAACTTTCCTTCAGCGCAATGGATGCCTGCTGGTATCTGGAAGCTATGGATGAAGGGGACGGTAAATGATTTTATGTATGGACATGGATGCATTTTTCGCTTCTGTGGAGCAAGCGGCAAATCCACACCTGCGCGGTAAGCCTATTGCGGTGATAGGGGCACGTGAGCGTACTGTTGTTGTTACATGTTCTTATGAGGCGCGGGCACTCGGTGTCCGTACTGGGATGAGCAAGTATGAGGCAGTAAAAGTTTGTCCGTCAGTTCAGCTTGTCTGCACCTCTAACAGAGTCTATACGCATGTATCATCAGAGATAACCAAATACCTCCGCACTATAACTCCGAATGTTGAGGTTTATTCTATAGATGAAGCTTTCTTAGATATTTCTGACTGCGGAACAGATCCTGTAGGCATTGCATATATGATCAAAAGCCATGTTAAACGTACATTTAATATTACATGCTCAGTGGGTGTCGGACCAAACAAGCTTGTAGCTAAAATGGCATCAGGGATTAATAAGCCTGACGGGTTTTATATGGTGGAACCGGACGAAGCTGTGAAATTTATGGACAGCTTTGAGCTGGGAAAGATATGGGGCATAGGACGAAAGCTTGATGCCAGATTCCGCAATATGGGTATCTTTAACACCGCAGATTTACGTCAGCTCGGTGAGGAGAGACTTTGCGAAATGTTCGGTCTAAACGGCAGCCGCATATATGAGATGGCGTGCGGCAGGTATCCTGACGGAGTTAACGAACAAAAGAAAGAAGAACCTGTTAAGTCCATAGGGCACAGCATGACAATCCCCCATGATATACGCAGCAGGGAAGAGGCAGCGAGTTATATCCTTCAGCTTTCAGAGATGGTGTCTGCCAGAGCCAGAAAAAACGGTTATTCAGGCAAAACACTTCATCTTACTATCAGAGACAGCGAAATGGGCACTGTAGGCAAAAGACGCACATTCGGTT
This window of the Denitrovibrio acetiphilus DSM 12809 genome carries:
- the lexA gene encoding transcriptional repressor LexA; its protein translation is MTDRQKKFMQFIEDFIRDNGYSPSIREIAKGLGLSSTSSVKKMLDRLTEKGLLNRSGSIARSIEMPNRGIPVVGRIVAGVPVEAEENIEGYMKLDRLTIRSGGHFFLKVDGDSMKDEAILHGDYVLIKPGPIITNGQIGAFRINGEVTLKTFRQNAEGIYLMPANEAFEPIPVGEYDDFEVIGTLKMVLRMANGGHVFNPA
- the dinB gene encoding DNA polymerase IV, translated to MILCMDMDAFFASVEQAANPHLRGKPIAVIGARERTVVVTCSYEARALGVRTGMSKYEAVKVCPSVQLVCTSNRVYTHVSSEITKYLRTITPNVEVYSIDEAFLDISDCGTDPVGIAYMIKSHVKRTFNITCSVGVGPNKLVAKMASGINKPDGFYMVEPDEAVKFMDSFELGKIWGIGRKLDARFRNMGIFNTADLRQLGEERLCEMFGLNGSRIYEMACGRYPDGVNEQKKEEPVKSIGHSMTIPHDIRSREEAASYILQLSEMVSARARKNGYSGKTLHLTIRDSEMGTVGKRRTFGFFTSATHHIYEIAMSLFDELWDDYPIRLLGISLGSLVPGCVMLSNIMDDFQGWPDIYDAIDKINDKYGKQVISYASVLKCKRRGAKTISPAWRPEGTRNVEF